The region TGGCCTACCTGCTGATCGGCCTGAGCCTGATGGGGCTGACCTTCGGTCCGATGGGCGCGCTGCTGCCGGAGTTGTTCCCGACGGAAGTGCGTTATACCGGCGCGTCGTTCTCTTACAACGTGTCGTCGATCCTCGGCGCATCGGTGGCACCTTATATCGCCACCTGGCTGCAGGCCAATTATGGTCTGATGTATGTCGGGTTCTACCTGGCCGCGATGGCCACATTAACGCTTATCGCGCTGCTGCTGACCCACGAAACTAAACACCAGTCGCTGTAAACTTTTTGCCCTCTCTTCGCTGAAGAGAGGGCTACTTCCCGTTGCGCTTCCTAGTGTTTCATCTGTGACAAAATCGCCCGGCACTGATTCTGCTCACCTTCCGATGGCGAGATCAACGCCAGCAATGCCGCCGCCGGGGTGACCAGGGTTGCCAGCGCTGCCGCCACCGCACCGCGCGCAATCAACGGCCCGGGTTTCACCCCCGCCTGCGGGTTTTTAAAGCTGCCACGCACGTAGAGCGGTGAACGCAGCGTGACAATACGCACGCCTTTGCTTTCAGGATCAATGGTTAAGTCGAGTTGTTCCGACGCCATGCTGGCGGTGCCGGTAATATTAATCAGCGCGTTTTCCGTATCAAAGGCGAAGATTTGTGGACGCGCGACGCCGTTGACTAAATCGAGGTTCGCTGCGGCACAATTTACCCGCACTTCGTCATCGCCAAACAACTGACCGACAATATAGTTGCCGACGTTAAGACCAAGAATTTCCATCAGGTTACGGCTGACTACCCCGTCGTTCATTAACAGTTTCAGGTTGCCATTGCTGGTGCCCAGCAGCGCCGCTACGGAGTTGCCCACGCCGCGAAGCTCTGCGTCACCGTTCATCTCACCAAGGGTTTTCTGCATCAGCTCGACATCAGGCATCAACTCTTTGAGCTTCAGCCGCCGCGCCTGGATCTCCGCCCGACCTTGCATCGGTTTTTTATCCCCTTCGAGATGGATATTCGATGAGATGGTGCCGCCCGCAAGACCAAATTTCAGCGGTTGCAGGCGCAGGTCGGCATCTTTCAGCAGAATATGGGTCGACAAGTCGCTGATGGGTAACGTTGAGCCATGCTCAATCCGCCGGCCTTTAAAACGCACATCGGCATCCATTACGTCCCATTTGTCGGTTTCAAAGCGGTCATACGGCAGCACTTTATCTGCCGGTTGCCCCGTTTTCTCGCCCTTTTGCTGCTCGGTGCGTTTCGACTGCTCAGCGCCTTTGCCGGAATCGACACCAATCAGCGGCCCTAAATCTGCCAGCCGTAACTGGCGCGATTCAACGTCGCCTTCCAGTTTTGGACGCGGTTTAGCGGTGGTGTAGCGCAGCGTGCCATGAATATCGCTTTCGCCGATATGACCATTAAAGTCGCGATAGTCATACACCGCCCCTTTTTCGTTGTTGAGCTTCGCGATGAGATGGCCATCGGTTTCAAACGGCGGCGTGTCCGGCAGCAACACGCCGGTTAAGTCATACAGTTCGCCAAGGGAGTTACCACCGAACTTGAGTTGCAAGTCGGCACCGCCCATGTTCATCGGGTCGTTGATGGTGCCGACAAACGCCACGCGCGTGTTACCGGAGCGGAAATCCGCCTGCACCGGGAAAGGTGTGCCCTCGCTGCGCAGCGCCAGCATGCCGCCAATTTTGCCGCTGCCGGACACCGGCTGGCCGTTGTAACGCCCTTTCGCCGTCAGACCAAAGATGTAATCTCCGGCATTGACTTTGCTGTCGCTTTTGCCGGTCACTTCGCTAAACGGCAGCGGCTTGCCTAAGGGATTTACCAGGATCTCGATATCAGCGCGGTTGAGCGCATCATCAATGGCGATACGCCCGCGATCAAAAAGAATGTTATCCAGCCGGAATGACCAACTCGAAGGCTGCGCATTGGCGTCTTTGTTGGCGTCACTGGCGAGCGTGAAGGTCCAGTTGTTGAGCTTTTCCGAGCGACGAATCAGCCTGGCATCGGGCTGTTGCAGTTTGATCCACGGCAGGTAAACGGTTTTGGTAAACAGCGCCAGCGGCGCGAGGGTGGCTTCAACGCGGGGTAAATGCACCATTGTCACTTCGTCGATACCCGGCGGGTTGCCCAGCATAATATCGTCGGCGTGAACATGCGGCCATGGAACCCAGCTGCGCCAGCCGGTTTCCTCTTTTTGTCGTTCCCACACCACGCCCAAATCGCCGCGAATAGCGAACGGACGGTTAAGCTCCGTGGAGACTTTTTCGTTAATGGTGGGTTTGAGGCGGTTCCAGTCGAATGTGGCGATGATGATAATGGCGACCACAATCAGCAACAGCAACGTCGCGAAGACGGCGATAATCGCTTTACTCGTTTTTGTCATCGTTCTGCCTTTCCTTTAAAGCCTTACCTGTCATAAAGATAGTAGAGGCTCGCAGAAAGGGCTGCGGTTACAGCTCGAGTATTACGTGTTCAAGTTTGGCTAAAGGAACCGGACGGGAGAGAAAATAGCCCTGCGCCGCATAAGCCGGTGAATCCTGCACATCGCGCCACTCCTCCAGCGTTTCCACACCTTCGACAATCACGCCCTGGCAATAGCGGTTCATCAACTGCAACAGCATGGTGAACAGGTTTTGCCCTTCCGGCGTTTTACGCAACATGATGAACAGATCGCGTGCCACTTTGATGTAGTCGTAACGCACTTCGCTTAACGCAGAGAAATTCGCCATGCCGGTGCCGAAGTCGTCCAGCCACAGCGGACCAATTTCGCTGATCGAGGCGAACGTCGAATCCTGCGGTAGCCGGATATGTTCGACCAGTTCAAAGCGGATCCACGGCAGTGAATTAATCAACGCCATCAGATCGGTATCCTGGCGCATCGCCAGCAGGGTTGGGCCGTCAACATTCACCGAGGCCAGCACGTCATTGCTGAGGAAGAAGGCTTTTTGTTCCGCCAGCAGCGCCACTTGCTCATGCACCACATCAACACGCTGGCGCACCGCCACTTCGGAAAAGTAGCGATCCGGCGCAATGCGCGTTTCCGGCTGCGACGGATGGGTGACAATGGTTAATACTTCAACCGCCATCAGACGACCATCGGTTTTATAGATGGGCTGATAAGTATAAGCACGTTCACATTGCAGCCAATAACGACGCTCCTGCAAGCTTTCAATGCTTGCTTCCGGAATGTTTAGCTGCTGGATGACCTGCTTTAACTTCATTTCTGCTGTCCTGTCGAAGGCGATGACCGGGAGGAATTCGTCAATGAGTTATCGGCGGGCGTGTCGATAACTTTACGCTCCGTCTGCGGGCAAATTTAAAAACCGCCGACGGGAAATCTGCCAGGAACAGGCTTTAGCTCAAAAAAATACTGGAACGTTGTTTTAATATAGTTGACCACGAATCACCCACAACGCACACTACCGTTAATTTATCTGATCCAGGTTGATGACTATGTCCAGGAAAATTGCCGTCATTGGCGAATGCATGATTGAACTGTCACAAAAAGGCACGGAAGTGAACCGTGGCTTTGGTGGCGATACGCTTAACACGTCCGTTTATATCGCCCGCCAGGTCAATCCTGCGGCGCTTTCCGTGCACTATGTTACCGCGCTTGGCACCGACAATTTCAGCCAGCAGATGCTGGATGCCTGGCAAAGCGAGGACGTCGATACCAGCCTGACGCAACGTATGGAAAACCGCCTGCCTGGCCTCTATTACATCGAAACCGACAGCACCGGCGAGCGTACTTTCTACTACTGGCGTAACGAAGCAGCCGCCAAATTCTGGCTGGAGAGCGAGCAGTCTGCGGCTATCTGCGAACAACTTGCGACCTTCGATTACCTCTACCTGAGCGGCATCAGCCTTGCCATTCTTAGCCCGGCAAGCCGCAACAAGCTGTTGTCGCTGTTGCAGGCATGCCGTGCGAATGGCGGCAAAGTGATTTTTGATAACAACTACCGTCCACGCCTGTGGGCCAGCAAAGAAGAGACGCGTCAGGTTTATCAGCAAATGCTGGCTTGCACGGATATCGCGTTCCTGACGCTGGATGACGAAGATCTGCTGTGGGGCGAGAAACCGGTAGAAGAAGTTATCGAACGCACGCAGCGCGCGGGCGTAAAAGAAGTGGTTATCAAGCGCGGCGCAGACTCCTGCCTGGTGGCGATTGCGGGTGAAGCGCTGGTGGAAGTTCCGGCGGTGAAACTGCCAAAAGAGAAAGTGATTGATACCACAGCGGCCGGGGATTCCTTCAGCGCGGGCTACCTGTCGGTACGTCTGACCGGTGGCGATGCGACAGAAGCGGCAAAACGCGGGCATTTAACCGCCAGCACGGTCATTCAGTATCGCGGCGCGATTATTCCGCGCGATGCCATGCCGCAATAACGGTGTGCACCCCTCTCCTTTACCGGAGAGGGGTGGCTAAACTACTGCTGCGGGGGAATGTCCGAGACGTCAGAATGGCTTTCGTCACTACTGGCAGCAGGCGCTGCGGCGTTATCCGCTGGCGGTGCCATCACTTCATCCCACGTTGCCTGCAAATCCTTCATGTTGAACTCCGGCTCGCCTTTCGGCTGCAGCAACACCAGCGCCATATCCTGTGAAAGCTGCTGATGCAGATCCTGGTTCAGCATCTGCGGCGTCAGGTTGTTCAGGAAGTTCTGGCGCAGCTTTTGATACTGCTCCGGCGCAATATCCACCACCTGGTTTTGCAAAGAACGCATCCGCTGGCTGATCAGAATATCGGTACTGGCACGCGCATAGGTGGCGAACAGTTTTTGCAGCTCAAGGTTTTTCTGCGCGATAAGCGCTTTAAATTCCTCTTCCGGCAGCCCTTTCTCGCGCACTTTCGCCAGCTCACGCGCAATCACGCCGACATTGGTATTGAGCTTGTCATTGGGTGAATCAACGTTAATGGCGCATTGCGCCCGCTGGAACAGCACCCGGCAGTCAAAACCGAGACCAATCTCTTTGGCGTTGTTTTTGCTCAGGTTCTGCTGGATATGCCAGAACAGGGCTTCACGCGCCAAATCCGCACGCCAGTAACGCTCAAGGGCGGCGGACTCGCGAATCGGTTGCCAGGCGGAGTCCCACATGATCGACAAACGATCCTGGGTGACACCCTCGCTCATCAGGCTAACCGACTGGCGCGGCAGCGGCGACAGCGTCGCAACCGGCGCAGGCGTCTGGCGTTTCCCTTTCAGCTCGCCGAAGGTTTTACCAATCTGCTCGGCGATAGCGCGGCTATCCACATTACCGACCACAATCAACGTCATCGCGTCCGGCGTGTACCATTTTTCGTAGAAACCTTTCAGTTGCGCCGCATCGACCGGTTCTTTCAGTGTTCCGGCGGGATCGTGCCCCAGCAGCGGCGAACCTTTCAGGCGGTAGCGCCACCAGCTGTCTTTGGTGTCGGGCGGCCAGGTAGTAACCATATCGTTGCTGGCAAGAGCGTGATTCACCGTTTCCGGCGTGATGGTGAGATTGCCGGCGGCATCCGCCAGGTAAACCATCGCCTCTTTCAGCAGGTCGCTGCGGTTGTTCGGTATGCTGAGGTTATATTGCGTGTATTCGTAGGAGACCAGCGCCGGCGGCAGCGGGCGCTTCGGGTCAATACCTTGTTGCCACAGCGAGCGTACCTGGGAAGGTTCGAGCCGACCACTGTGGGTCAACGCAACGCGGGGAATAAAGTGGCTGAAACCGCTCTGTTGGCTGCCTTCGGTGAGCGAACCGGTATCAATAGACAGGCGAATCTCAATGCGATCGCTGGGGCGCTGGGGTGTGGCCAGAACCTGCCACTGAAAACCATTTGCCAGCGTCCCTTGTTGCCAGGCCGGGTCAGGCTGGAGCGCATCTGCCTGCACATAACCGACAGCTGCCAGCATCAGCAAACCGCCCGTTAACAGTCGAATTTTTGTGCCCTGCATGTGAACCCCTAATCAACATTCCTGGTTAAAAAGTATGCCCGCGCAAAGGGGCTAAAAGCGTGTTAAAACACTTCGCTTTTAGACCGCGGGAAATGCAAAACGTCACATCGCGATGTGAATTATCACGAAATTTCATCGTAAATTGTGACGGATCCAGGAGGTAATTATGCGCAGGTACCCGCAGCCCGACAAGGGACTGCGGTCATAAGTCACGAAATTATGAAGAAATTCCGGGGGTTTTCGCCGCGCTGGAACGGTTATCCAGCGTGTCGACCAGCTGTTTTTGATCCAGCTCTTTTACCCACTTCGCCACCACGATAGTCGCGACGCCGTTGCCCACCAGGTTGGTCAGCGCGCGCGCTTCGGACATAAAGCGGTCAATGCCCAGAATCAGCGCCAGCCCTGCCACCGGCAAATGCCCGACGGCGGAAAGCGTGGCGGCCAGCACAATAAACCCGCTGCCCGTCACCCCGGCGGCACCTTTTGAGGACAGTAGCAGCACGACCAGCAGCGTGATCTGATGAAAAATATCCATATGGCTGTTGGTTGCCTGGGCGATAAACACCGCCGCCATCGTCAGGTAAATGGAGGTGCCATCCAGGTTGAAGGAGTAGCCGGTTGGGATAACCAGCCCGACCACCGATTTACGGCAGCCCAGGCGCTCCATCTTCTCCAGCATGCGCGGCAGTGCGGATTCAGATGAAGAGGTGCCCAGAACGATCAGCAGCTCTTCGCGGATATAGCGGATAAATTTGAAGATGCTGAAGCCTGTTGCACGGGCAATCGTACCCAGCACCACCACCACAAACAGAATACAGGTGACATAGAAGCAGATAATCAACTGACCGAGTTGCACCAGCGTACCGACACCATATTTGCCGATGGTAAACGCCATTGCCCCGAATGCGCCAATCGGCGCAAGGCGCATGATCATATTGATGATGCCGAAGATCACCTGCGAGAAACTTTCGATAACGTTAAAAATCAGCTGGCCTTTATGGCCTAAGCGATGCAGCGCGAAGCCAAACAGCACCGCGAACAGCAGCACTTGCAGAATATTGCCGCTGGCGAAAGCGCCAATCACGCTCGCCGGTATGACATCAAGCAGGAAGGCGACAATCCCCTGCTGTTGCGCCTGCTCGGCATACACCTCCACGGCTTTGGCATCGAGTGTTGCAGGGTCGACGTTCATTCCGGCGCCCGGTTGCACCACGTTAACGATCACCAGCCCGATAATAAGCGCCAGCGTACTGACAATTTCGAAGTAAAGCAGTGCAACCGCACCGGTACGACCTACCGCCTTCATGCTTTCCATGCCGGCGATACCGGTGACAACAGTACAGAAAATCACCGGGGCGATGATCATCTTGATGAGCTTCACGAAGCCATCACCAAGCGGTTTCATCTGTGCCCCGAGTTCAGGGTAGTAATGACCAAGCAGAATACCGATGGCAATCGCGGTCAGAACCTGAAAGTAGAGACTTTTAAACAGGGAGGTTTTCATAAGGTGTCCTTGAGATTAAACCTCAGGCTTTGTAGGGTTTTCAGTTAGCCTGCGGTTTAAAAATAACACCCGTCAAACATGACAGAAATAAACTTACATCAAATCTGAAACAACAATGTTAAAAACTTTGAACTGACTCGCACAAGCCCGTAACAAATTACGTGTTTTCAGGCTTATCCGATCCAGCAAAGAACTGCTGTTCAAACGCCTCGGCAGACGCCGCGCGGCCAAATAAAAAGCCCTGCGCCACATCCACACCCGCGTCAGCCAGCCATGCCCGTTGCGCTTCATTCTCCACCCCCTCAGCGACGATGCGCAGATCCAGACTACGCGCCAGGTGGATAATGGCGGCCACCATGCTGTTTTCATCCGGCAAACCTTCAACAAACATTTTGTCGATTTTCAGCACATCCACCGGCAGCGACTTCATATGATGCAACTGGCGCAGCCCGGCATAACCCATGCCGAAATCATCCAGCGCAATGCGCACCCCGGCCTCACGCAGCGGGCGCAAAATCGCCACTGCGGCCTGGGGATCATCAATGTGGCGGCTTTCGGTCACTTCGAGGATCAACGTCTGCGGCGCAATACGGTAACGCTGCAACAAATCCAGCATATCGGCCAGCATGGTGGGATGCGTCAGCTGGCAGGCCGAGAGATTCACCGAGAGCGGCAGCATAATGCCGCGCGCTTGCCAGCCCGCCAGCAGGCGGCAGGACTCTTCCAGTACCCAATAGCCGACGTTGACCATCAATCCGCAGGACTCAATACGTTCGATAAGCCCTTCCGGTAATGCCCAGCTGCCATCTGGTTGGTGCAAACGGAGCAACGCTTCCGCGCTCACCAGTTCGCCGCTCGCCGCATCCACCTGCGGCTGCAACCAGATCGCGAAACGTCCCTCATCGAGCGCGGTAAGAATGTCGCTCTCCTGCGCCAGCCATTGCTGTGCCCGCTCCATCTGCTCTGGATCGAAGAACTGGATCTGGTTTTTCCCTTTGCGCTGCGCGCTGACGACAGCGGAAGCGGCCCGGTGGTAAAGCTGCCCGGCAGAAAGGTTGCCGTAAAACATCGCCACACCAATACTGGCATTGGGACGCAGTTGGATGCCGTGCAGCGGCACACGCTCGTTAATTACAGTGAGCACTTGCTTACCGAGCGTCATGGCGTGCCACGGCTCACTCACACCGTGGGCGATAATCGCAAAGTCATAAGCGCTCACCTGCGCCAGCACCCTGTTCGGCGTCAGTATTGATTTCAGTTTCTCCACCAGCGTCAGCAGCAACATCTCGCGCTGAGACTCCTGCAGCACACCGGCGGTATCACGCAGTGTTTCGCAGGCGATAACCAGTAGCGCGGTGGGATTTTGCCGGGTCACCGTTTGCTCCAGCAGCGCCATCAGGAAGGCTTTATTCGGCAATTCAGAAACCGGGAAATGCGTCGCCTGGGTGTTTAGCTCTTCTTGCTGGCGCAGCAACAACTGCTGGTTACGGTTGTAACTGCGCACCATGATGCCGATTTCATCATCATGATGAAGACGAGGCACAGGCAATTGATGCCCGGCCAGTTCCGACGCCGGAAGATCGTTAAGCTCCCGGGAAATTTTTCGCAGCGGGTGAACCACCAGCCGGTTGATACACCAGGTGAGCGCCACCGTGAGCATTAACGTCAACAGTAAGTAAGCCGTCACTAACGTTGATAAGGTGCTGATGACGAACTTGTAAACCCGATATGAATCCGCCTGCAGCACCAGGTAGGCCAGCGGTTGCGGGTTTGCAGGGCGCTCCAGCGAATAGATGGGTAAGGAGATCTGCACAGGCAGTTCAAACATCCGTGTGATCATCACCGGAACCGGACGTTCCGGGATAAAACTCATGCGCAAGGCCTGAAATTGATTCGGCAGCACCACATCCGCGCGGCTGACAACACCCGCCGGTTTAATCTGTTTGATAATCGCTTCTGCTTCGGGGATGTCGGCTTTTAAAATCGCCGCTGAAAGCGGTTCGCGTACGGAGCGGGCAATGCTTTCCAGTTGTGTGGCCGTGTTATAGCGATTCTGCTGTAAGAAATGGAACAGCAAAATGACGCAGAAAATAAAAACAAACACCATAGAGACAACAGCAACCATGGCCATTTGTTTAATGGTTAAAGAACGGCTGACACGCAAAATCACTCTCCAGAGACACAATGAGCGCAGAACAGAAAAAAAGGGCACTTAGCCGCCAGAGTATACTCTATCGCGCGTCGCTTGAGATAAACCGCTAAGCAGAATCTCACTCAGCGGAAAACTGCAGGGAAAGCAGGTGATAACTTATTGAATCGCTGGCGGTTAACAACGATAGACTTGTCGCTTTATACCGTTATTTCCCGCCAGGAATACTCCTTTTTTACCAGTCGGCGTGCGGCACCAGAGGCTGGAGCGGCATATCCATATCGCCCTGCCAGCCCGCACCGGAATAACGCACATAAATCAGCGCGTGGCTTGGGGTGTAGTCTTTGGCCTGCTGAATATCGACACCCGCACCGACAAACCAGTGGGAAGTCACCCGGCGCTCAATCAGCGCACGCGCGGTATAACCATAGCCATTACTGCTGCCGCCGGATTCGGTCTGCTCGCTTGCCAGGGTGCGGAAATTCGCAGGAATCAAGCTAAGCAGGGGGTAACGCGGCATCGTTTTAGTGCGGGAGTGCGACCACGACACCGTACCGCCAAGTTCCCAGGACCAGTTCTCGGTACGCTCACGCCACAACACCGGAACCGAAAAAGAGAGATATTCCTGCGGGCTGTAGTAACCGCCATGGCCTAAGGTGTAATAACTCAAATCTTTGTCGTAGTGCCAGATCATATTGTTCAGGCCCACGGTAACGCGCCGGTTATTTTCGTTGATAAGTTTGTAGTAGTAGCCGGTCATCCAGCGCACGCGCCAGTTGTCGTCAACGTTTTTGCCTTCCAGCGTATCCGCCCCGAGGCTCGCCCACACGCCGTTCGCTTCGCCCTTGTCATAACTGAGACTCAACGTGCCGCCGTTCGCCCGCACACCCCCCCAGGTTTTACCGGTGTTGCTGCTCGGATCTTGTTGCCCGCCAAAGGCCAGCAAGGAACTCGAAATGGGGCGGCGATGTAAATCCACGGTATAGCCAAACGGCCCGATGTCGCTGCTGTAACTGACTCCGCCCACCATATCCACAACATTAAAGCCCATCGGCGTGGTGCCAATATCCATCGACCAGGTATTGTTTCGCCACCCCACCGCAACGCTGGCACCGCTATCAGACTGGTGGCGATTCCCGCCAACGCAAGGCACATCGACACAGGTACCAAAACGGGGGTTATAAGTACCGTCATCGCGTTTACTGAAAGTTCCGACATCCATATTTATCACGTCAGTCCGGAAGAACATCCGCCCGTCCGACAGCGGCGCATCCACCTGCAACATGGTGTTATGCGCTTTCAAATCCGAATACCCGCCCGTGCCGCTGGAGTCCGAAAACTCATGCTGCAATGTGACATTCAGATCCTGCTGACGGTAGAGATCGGCGGCATCGCTGCGCACGCCGCGTTTCAGCCAGTCATCTTTTTCATCATTGCGTGTCAGGCGGGTAAAGGTGTCGTTATCCACCGGGCGCGTCGTCGTGACGCCAGACGCCACCATCGCATCTTTATAACTGTCCAGTGCCTGCTGTGGCTCGCCGTTTTGTACCTCAAAACGTGCCGCATCGCGCAAGACCAGCGCGCTCTCCATTGATGGCGGCTGAGATTTTGCCTGCGGGAGGATGGTTGCGAAGATCCGTTTTGCGCTGGCGGTATCGCCCAACTGGGTTTGCACCAGCGCCAGCCGACGCTGGGTGTTGATTGACGGCGGCTGGGCGGGCGTCGCTGCCAGCAGTTTCGCCAGCGCCGCACGCGCGGCCATGCGATTGCCGTCTGCGGCATACAGCTCCGCAAGGCCAAGCAACGCCTCTTCATTGGCGGGTTCTCTTTGCAGAACACGCTGGTAATAACGTTGTGCTTCGCCGTTGTCGCCGCGCTGCTGCGCCCAGTCGGCGAGGGTTAAATCAATGCGTGAAGACGCCGGTTGCTGCGCCAGCAGCGCTACCGCCTGATCTTCATGACCGCCATCGCGCAGACGGTTGGCATTGTCCAGCAACTGGTTGGCCTGCAGCCGGTCGGCCAGCTCCTGAATATTGCTGTTCCACTGGCTTTTCGGCAGCGCATTTAAGTGATTCAGCGC is a window of Enterobacter sp. R4-368 DNA encoding:
- a CDS encoding AsmA family protein, which gives rise to MTKTSKAIIAVFATLLLLIVVAIIIIATFDWNRLKPTINEKVSTELNRPFAIRGDLGVVWERQKEETGWRSWVPWPHVHADDIMLGNPPGIDEVTMVHLPRVEATLAPLALFTKTVYLPWIKLQQPDARLIRRSEKLNNWTFTLASDANKDANAQPSSWSFRLDNILFDRGRIAIDDALNRADIEILVNPLGKPLPFSEVTGKSDSKVNAGDYIFGLTAKGRYNGQPVSGSGKIGGMLALRSEGTPFPVQADFRSGNTRVAFVGTINDPMNMGGADLQLKFGGNSLGELYDLTGVLLPDTPPFETDGHLIAKLNNEKGAVYDYRDFNGHIGESDIHGTLRYTTAKPRPKLEGDVESRQLRLADLGPLIGVDSGKGAEQSKRTEQQKGEKTGQPADKVLPYDRFETDKWDVMDADVRFKGRRIEHGSTLPISDLSTHILLKDADLRLQPLKFGLAGGTISSNIHLEGDKKPMQGRAEIQARRLKLKELMPDVELMQKTLGEMNGDAELRGVGNSVAALLGTSNGNLKLLMNDGVVSRNLMEILGLNVGNYIVGQLFGDDEVRVNCAAANLDLVNGVARPQIFAFDTENALINITGTASMASEQLDLTIDPESKGVRIVTLRSPLYVRGSFKNPQAGVKPGPLIARGAVAAALATLVTPAAALLALISPSEGEQNQCRAILSQMKH
- the pdeH gene encoding cyclic-guanylate-specific phosphodiesterase; protein product: MKLKQVIQQLNIPEASIESLQERRYWLQCERAYTYQPIYKTDGRLMAVEVLTIVTHPSQPETRIAPDRYFSEVAVRQRVDVVHEQVALLAEQKAFFLSNDVLASVNVDGPTLLAMRQDTDLMALINSLPWIRFELVEHIRLPQDSTFASISEIGPLWLDDFGTGMANFSALSEVRYDYIKVARDLFIMLRKTPEGQNLFTMLLQLMNRYCQGVIVEGVETLEEWRDVQDSPAYAAQGYFLSRPVPLAKLEHVILEL
- a CDS encoding sugar kinase; translated protein: MSRKIAVIGECMIELSQKGTEVNRGFGGDTLNTSVYIARQVNPAALSVHYVTALGTDNFSQQMLDAWQSEDVDTSLTQRMENRLPGLYYIETDSTGERTFYYWRNEAAAKFWLESEQSAAICEQLATFDYLYLSGISLAILSPASRNKLLSLLQACRANGGKVIFDNNYRPRLWASKEETRQVYQQMLACTDIAFLTLDDEDLLWGEKPVEEVIERTQRAGVKEVVIKRGADSCLVAIAGEALVEVPAVKLPKEKVIDTTAAGDSFSAGYLSVRLTGGDATEAAKRGHLTASTVIQYRGAIIPRDAMPQ
- a CDS encoding pitrilysin family protein, which produces MQGTKIRLLTGGLLMLAAVGYVQADALQPDPAWQQGTLANGFQWQVLATPQRPSDRIEIRLSIDTGSLTEGSQQSGFSHFIPRVALTHSGRLEPSQVRSLWQQGIDPKRPLPPALVSYEYTQYNLSIPNNRSDLLKEAMVYLADAAGNLTITPETVNHALASNDMVTTWPPDTKDSWWRYRLKGSPLLGHDPAGTLKEPVDAAQLKGFYEKWYTPDAMTLIVVGNVDSRAIAEQIGKTFGELKGKRQTPAPVATLSPLPRQSVSLMSEGVTQDRLSIMWDSAWQPIRESAALERYWRADLAREALFWHIQQNLSKNNAKEIGLGFDCRVLFQRAQCAINVDSPNDKLNTNVGVIARELAKVREKGLPEEEFKALIAQKNLELQKLFATYARASTDILISQRMRSLQNQVVDIAPEQYQKLRQNFLNNLTPQMLNQDLHQQLSQDMALVLLQPKGEPEFNMKDLQATWDEVMAPPADNAAAPAASSDESHSDVSDIPPQQ
- a CDS encoding dicarboxylate/amino acid:cation symporter, coding for MKTSLFKSLYFQVLTAIAIGILLGHYYPELGAQMKPLGDGFVKLIKMIIAPVIFCTVVTGIAGMESMKAVGRTGAVALLYFEIVSTLALIIGLVIVNVVQPGAGMNVDPATLDAKAVEVYAEQAQQQGIVAFLLDVIPASVIGAFASGNILQVLLFAVLFGFALHRLGHKGQLIFNVIESFSQVIFGIINMIMRLAPIGAFGAMAFTIGKYGVGTLVQLGQLIICFYVTCILFVVVVLGTIARATGFSIFKFIRYIREELLIVLGTSSSESALPRMLEKMERLGCRKSVVGLVIPTGYSFNLDGTSIYLTMAAVFIAQATNSHMDIFHQITLLVVLLLSSKGAAGVTGSGFIVLAATLSAVGHLPVAGLALILGIDRFMSEARALTNLVGNGVATIVVAKWVKELDQKQLVDTLDNRSSAAKTPGISS
- the hmsP gene encoding biofilm formation regulator HmsP encodes the protein MRVSRSLTIKQMAMVAVVSMVFVFIFCVILLFHFLQQNRYNTATQLESIARSVREPLSAAILKADIPEAEAIIKQIKPAGVVSRADVVLPNQFQALRMSFIPERPVPVMITRMFELPVQISLPIYSLERPANPQPLAYLVLQADSYRVYKFVISTLSTLVTAYLLLTLMLTVALTWCINRLVVHPLRKISRELNDLPASELAGHQLPVPRLHHDDEIGIMVRSYNRNQQLLLRQQEELNTQATHFPVSELPNKAFLMALLEQTVTRQNPTALLVIACETLRDTAGVLQESQREMLLLTLVEKLKSILTPNRVLAQVSAYDFAIIAHGVSEPWHAMTLGKQVLTVINERVPLHGIQLRPNASIGVAMFYGNLSAGQLYHRAASAVVSAQRKGKNQIQFFDPEQMERAQQWLAQESDILTALDEGRFAIWLQPQVDAASGELVSAEALLRLHQPDGSWALPEGLIERIESCGLMVNVGYWVLEESCRLLAGWQARGIMLPLSVNLSACQLTHPTMLADMLDLLQRYRIAPQTLILEVTESRHIDDPQAAVAILRPLREAGVRIALDDFGMGYAGLRQLHHMKSLPVDVLKIDKMFVEGLPDENSMVAAIIHLARSLDLRIVAEGVENEAQRAWLADAGVDVAQGFLFGRAASAEAFEQQFFAGSDKPENT